AATCCATGAATGACTCTTATCATTTTACAAGATATAAACAGCTTTTATTTACTAAAGGACCTGCTAAACTACCTAGAGCAATTTGCGTGCCTACGCTAAGAGATAAGTTGACGGCATCGGTGTTAAATGAATTGCTGGTGGGGGTATATGGGGATAAATGTAAGACTATGATGCCGCAACTTGTTATAGATGATATTACAAAAAAAATCCCAATGTATACACATTTTATAAAATTGGATGTGAAATCATTTTATGGTTCAATAAATCATGATAAGTTGATTAAAATAATAAAAAGAAAGATACATAAGGCAGAAATTATTTCGATTATATGGAACGCAATTAGAACGGAAGCGCTTCTTTGTCCAATAAAGGAAAAGACTGTAAAGAAGGAAAGAATATTGGGAGTTCCAGAGGGATTACCTATTTCAAATACTTTAGCTAACATATATATGCAGGATATTGATATAAAATATAGAAATCTTGATTACATATCATATTATAGGTATGTTGATGATATATTAATATTGGTTAATGAAGATAAATTTTATGATGTAAAGAGAAGTATATGTGATGATATAAATAAACTTGGATTGGAATTAAATGATAAGGAAGATGAAGGATTTGTAACACAAACATTTGAATATTTAGGATATGTTTTGAATGATAGTGAAGTAACGGTGAGAAAAAGTAGTATTTTAAAAATTGAACAGTCTATAGAAGAATTATTTAGGACTATAAAAAAAGAAAATATTGAGTATTTGCAATGGAAATTAAATCTGAAAATTACAGGTTTTATTATTGAAAGACATAAGTATGGATGGTTATTTTTTTATTCTCAAATAACTGATTTGAGTTTGCTTTTTCACTTAGATGATGTTGTACAAAAATTGATTAAAAGGTATAAATTAGAGGGTGAAATTAAGGTAAAGAGATTTGTTAGGACATATGCAGAAATGCATATGGCATTGCATGAGACTAAGTATATTCCCAATTTAGATGATTTGGGATTAGATGATAAGAAAGCTATTTTATCGGATATATATCAGATTGATTTGTCTGACAAAGATGAACGCTTTGTTGAAATACAGTTTCATAGAATAATGAAGCGCGAAATAAGAGATATTGAAAAGGATATTGAAAATATTTCTTAAAGATTAGAGGTTATAAATATCATGGGGACTGATACAATACTTTTAAAGTTGGCTCCATTTTGGCTCTAAAAATTTTAGATGAGGTATACAAAAATGCAAAATAAGATGAATATGAAGAATAAAATACACAAATGTGTACCAAGAAACAGCCAGATAAATCTCTCCGCCCAAGAGTTTGAATAATAAAAATTTTCTGGAATCCCTTATAAACAGGGCATTTCAGAGCAAAGAAAGTTCTATTTGATAACAAAATGATAACACGAGAGATTTTGGCATTATTTATCCGGAATCTTGTGGTTATCAGGTAATATGTGTGAAACCAACAAAAAGGTCTTACTGAATTGAGTGAAATCAATTTGGTAAGGCCTTTTTTCGTTGGTTTTTATTTGTAGTTTTTAGGATAATTATACCGCCACTGGTCATATTCTTCCTGAGTGATTTCTCCGGATTTCAGCTTTTCAGCTTGTTCCTGCCATGCATGGAACATATCAAACATAGAAAGGTAGGTGGTTCCCTTGGATTTGTCCAGCCGGAGGCAGAGTTCTCCGTCAATCTCACCAATATGAAGTCCGTAAAGGTCTTCTAATGTAAATAAGGTATGCATAAGTCCTACATAGCTGTCAATATCCGGGACAGCCAGTGCATGCGGAGAGACATCAAAAATATCAGCCAGTGCATTCAGATAGTTTTCTTTTGGACTGCGGGCACCTCAGCAGAGAACGAAGGATTGGCCGTACAAATCGCAGAATCCAGAGAAGATATACAGCTTTTGAAGGAAAGTAAAGAACAGGCGGTCAGAGATAAAAAAGCAGCAGAAAAGCGTGCAGAAACAGCAGAAAAACAATTAAAAAGCTTGGAAGAACGCAGGGAACAGTTACAGCCGATTATGGATAATGTGAGTAAGGAAATAAAAGAATATGGAATAGTTAAAATGTTGTTACTGGAAGTAGGAACGTTGGAACGGGCAGCAACCTACCGGGACAAAAAAATCAAACCGCTGTTTCTTCAGATAAAAAATAAGGTTGCGGCAATGGCTGCGCAGGTTAAAGAACTTACAAAAGAGGTGGAAAATTGGAAGAGTAAATATCAAAAGCTGAAACAAAAATATAACAGTATTCAGAAGGAGTTGGATGATATGCGTAAAGAAAATCATAAATTATCAGAAGAAAAGAATATAATGCAAGGCGTTTCTGATAGGTATGATCGAGTTGTACGAGTTCTGGGAATAGAGACGGTAGATGCGGCAGTACAGCAGGATATTCGTAACGAGAAAGCTCTGGAAGAAAAGCAGCGGATGGAACAAATGCCGAAGGGAAGTATTCATGAAAGATTAGCCTGGGGAATAAAAAAGAGTGAGATGGAGAATCAGCAGCGTAAGAAAAATAAATCAAAAAATAGAGAAATGGAGAGATAAAATCATGGAAAAACACGTTTATGATGAAAAGAACGGATTAAGCTATACTCTGTGTGGAGATTGTTATTTGCCGGATCTGGTATTGAATGAAGAAGAACCGACATATGGAAAATATGGAATGTTACGGAAACAGTTTTTGAAAGAGTATAGACCAATACGGTATCAAAACTTGTTATTATCTGGCAAGCTGACAGCACATCTGAATCAGATTGACCAGGAAGTAACAGAGCAGGTCGAAGTGTTAATGAAACAGATGGCAGAAAAACAGGGCGTGAACGAAAACTTAAAGAGGCAGGATCAGATG
The sequence above is drawn from the Coprococcus comes ATCC 27758 genome and encodes:
- a CDS encoding reverse transcriptase domain-containing protein, with the translated sequence MQASYLWKKLFTKKHLIEHYEEKVKNKPSVGLDKVSPRKFEQNLDENIEIIIRKSMNDSYHFTRYKQLLFTKGPAKLPRAICVPTLRDKLTASVLNELLVGVYGDKCKTMMPQLVIDDITKKIPMYTHFIKLDVKSFYGSINHDKLIKIIKRKIHKAEIISIIWNAIRTEALLCPIKEKTVKKERILGVPEGLPISNTLANIYMQDIDIKYRNLDYISYYRYVDDILILVNEDKFYDVKRSICDDINKLGLELNDKEDEGFVTQTFEYLGYVLNDSEVTVRKSSILKIEQSIEELFRTIKKENIEYLQWKLNLKITGFIIERHKYGWLFFYSQITDLSLLFHLDDVVQKLIKRYKLEGEIKVKRFVRTYAEMHMALHETKYIPNLDDLGLDDKKAILSDIYQIDLSDKDERFVEIQFHRIMKREIRDIEKDIENIS
- a CDS encoding TnpV protein, producing MEKHVYDEKNGLSYTLCGDCYLPDLVLNEEEPTYGKYGMLRKQFLKEYRPIRYQNLLLSGKLTAHLNQIDQEVTEQVEVLMKQMAEKQGVNENLKRQDQMKWVRLMNNIKVSAEEIVLKERVYM